The proteins below are encoded in one region of Halalkalicoccus jeotgali B3:
- a CDS encoding DUF1405 domain-containing protein yields the protein MTGPTLPAWLAPLPRRLEEFALRYAWLIVAINVVGTAFGFWYYRFQFAGTPAVMWPWVPDSPLATLFIALSLALWKLDRQSELVDMLAFFGNIKLGLWTPFVLVAFREAFLAGTAPPMYAFLLVSHLGMVAQAFLIQRYSDFSISAIAAALVWYSVDLTVDYFVPVLGGPHHTTLPYAEPAAVALAGNTTAFLVAAWGATLLTVWITFLALATRAKKATTRASRSAPR from the coding sequence ATGACCGGGCCGACACTCCCCGCGTGGCTCGCGCCCCTCCCCCGCCGGCTGGAGGAGTTCGCGCTGCGGTACGCGTGGCTCATCGTCGCGATCAACGTGGTGGGAACGGCCTTTGGCTTCTGGTACTACCGCTTTCAGTTCGCGGGCACGCCGGCGGTAATGTGGCCGTGGGTGCCAGACAGCCCGCTCGCCACCCTCTTTATCGCACTGAGTCTCGCCCTCTGGAAGCTCGACCGACAGAGTGAATTGGTGGATATGCTCGCCTTCTTCGGCAACATCAAACTCGGACTGTGGACCCCCTTCGTCCTCGTCGCCTTCCGGGAGGCCTTCCTCGCGGGGACCGCCCCCCCGATGTACGCCTTCCTGCTGGTGAGTCACCTCGGAATGGTCGCACAGGCCTTTTTGATCCAACGCTACAGCGACTTTTCGATCTCGGCGATCGCCGCAGCGCTCGTCTGGTACAGCGTCGATCTCACGGTCGATTACTTCGTTCCCGTTCTCGGTGGACCACACCACACGACCCTCCCGTACGCCGAGCCGGCGGCCGTCGCGCTTGCGGGCAACACGACGGCGTTTCTGGTCGCCGCGTGGGGCGCGACGCTGCTGACGGTCTGGATCACGTTTCTCGCGCTTGCGACCCGTGCGAAGAAGGCGACGACACGTGCCTCCCGTTCGGCGCCGCGATAG
- a CDS encoding pyridoxal-phosphate-dependent aminotransferase family protein — MDDRETLMMTPGPTALPEEVREAMARPIQNPDIEPAFSEFYGDFLGKLARVYGTDDDLVVLAGEGMVGLEASVASLIEPGDTVLCLANGIYGAGFGDLVSLHGGEPVLHEVSPTEGFDPEAVREAVEEHEPDVATMVHCETPTGVLNDFDGVLDVFDEAGVLTICDAVSSLGGVEVPTESIDICLGASQKCFSAPPGLATLSVSEAAWERIEAIEQRSFYLNLEPWRDLGFEDPPAAFPYTHSVSDLYALDAALDRLLDEGIGTVFERHARAAAHCRERGRDLGLEPFASEHSSPTVTAFAVENADTLRERVATEGVVLATGLGEFSESVLRVGHMGYNAEIGRVDRAMDALEAVLD, encoded by the coding sequence ATGGACGACCGAGAGACACTGATGATGACGCCCGGACCGACCGCACTCCCCGAGGAGGTCCGCGAGGCGATGGCCCGCCCGATACAGAACCCCGATATCGAACCCGCGTTTAGCGAGTTTTACGGGGACTTCCTCGGGAAACTCGCCCGCGTCTACGGCACCGACGACGACCTCGTGGTACTGGCGGGCGAGGGGATGGTCGGGTTGGAGGCGAGCGTCGCTTCGCTGATCGAACCCGGCGACACCGTCCTCTGTCTCGCGAACGGGATCTACGGAGCCGGGTTCGGGGACCTCGTTTCCCTCCACGGCGGCGAGCCCGTCCTCCACGAAGTTTCGCCCACGGAGGGGTTCGACCCCGAGGCGGTCCGGGAGGCGGTCGAAGAACACGAGCCCGACGTGGCGACGATGGTCCACTGCGAGACGCCGACCGGCGTGTTGAACGATTTCGACGGGGTTCTCGACGTGTTCGACGAGGCGGGCGTGCTGACGATCTGCGATGCGGTCTCCTCGCTTGGCGGCGTGGAGGTGCCGACCGAGTCCATAGATATCTGCCTCGGAGCCTCCCAGAAGTGTTTCAGCGCGCCGCCCGGCCTCGCGACCCTGTCGGTGAGCGAGGCGGCCTGGGAGCGAATCGAGGCAATCGAACAGCGCTCCTTTTATTTGAACCTCGAACCGTGGCGCGATCTCGGGTTCGAGGACCCGCCGGCGGCGTTCCCCTACACCCACTCGGTCTCGGACCTGTACGCGCTCGACGCGGCGCTCGACCGGCTGCTCGACGAGGGCATCGGAACCGTCTTCGAGCGCCACGCGCGGGCCGCAGCGCACTGCCGGGAACGCGGGCGTGACCTCGGATTGGAGCCGTTCGCGTCGGAACACAGCTCACCGACCGTTACCGCCTTCGCGGTCGAGAACGCGGACACGCTCCGAGAGCGGGTCGCGACGGAGGGCGTCGTTCTGGCGACCGGCCTGGGGGAGTTCTCCGAGAGCGTCCTTCGGGTCGGTCATATGGGCTACAACGCCGAAATCGGGAGAGTCGACCGCGCGATGGACGCGCTCGAAGCCGTCCTCGATTGA
- the dnaG gene encoding DNA primase DnaG: protein MTLNDTAKYLIHADITADGVVERSDVVGAIFGQTEGLLGDDLEIHDLQQSSKVGRIDVEIASQAGQSTGTVTVASSMDKVETAVLAAALETIERVGPCRATLEISRIEDTRAAARREVVSRARDLLSTAFDETVLSSDELLDQVRESVRVEDITEYEGYPAGPRVAGGDAIIVVEGRADVLQLLKYGIKNAIAVEGTNVPEAVAELTNERTTTAFLDGDRGGELIMKELAQVGEIDSVAFAPAGRSVEDLSREEVTEALREKVSYQAMVEEGPHEAVAATDGSARPAPDGHAETPGEGARASVEPTIDEGADRPADTDDESGVEASVEPEPESLREHAEAVIGEGTGMVRLLDGEFRELANAPTEDAFETVRDAGKPPHAMVLDGDLSQRVLDVAAQRGVSQAIARERGQYTKRPTSVRIRTFEELVGPA from the coding sequence ATGACACTCAACGATACTGCGAAATACCTCATCCACGCGGACATCACGGCCGACGGGGTGGTCGAGCGGAGTGACGTCGTCGGCGCGATCTTCGGCCAGACCGAAGGGCTGTTGGGCGACGACCTGGAGATCCACGACCTCCAGCAGTCCTCGAAGGTCGGGCGGATCGACGTCGAGATCGCGAGCCAAGCGGGCCAGTCCACTGGGACTGTAACCGTCGCCAGCAGTATGGACAAGGTCGAGACCGCCGTTCTCGCGGCGGCGCTCGAAACCATCGAGCGCGTCGGGCCCTGCCGGGCGACCCTCGAAATCAGCCGCATCGAGGACACCCGTGCGGCGGCCCGCCGCGAGGTCGTCAGCCGGGCCCGGGACCTGCTCTCGACGGCCTTCGACGAGACGGTGCTCTCGAGCGACGAGTTGCTCGATCAGGTGCGCGAGAGCGTTCGCGTCGAGGACATCACCGAGTACGAGGGCTATCCTGCGGGGCCCCGCGTGGCCGGCGGCGACGCGATCATCGTCGTCGAGGGGCGGGCGGACGTTCTCCAGCTGTTGAAGTACGGCATCAAGAACGCCATCGCCGTCGAGGGGACAAACGTCCCCGAGGCGGTCGCCGAACTCACCAACGAGCGCACGACGACGGCCTTCCTCGACGGAGACCGCGGGGGCGAACTCATCATGAAGGAACTCGCACAGGTCGGCGAGATCGACTCGGTCGCCTTCGCGCCCGCGGGTCGGTCGGTCGAGGACCTCTCCCGGGAGGAGGTCACCGAGGCGCTCCGGGAGAAGGTCTCGTATCAGGCGATGGTCGAGGAGGGTCCACACGAGGCCGTCGCCGCAACCGACGGTAGCGCCCGGCCCGCCCCCGACGGCCACGCAGAAACGCCGGGCGAAGGGGCCCGAGCGTCGGTCGAACCGACTATCGACGAGGGAGCGGATCGCCCCGCTGACACCGACGACGAGTCGGGAGTCGAGGCCTCGGTGGAGCCGGAACCCGAGTCGCTTCGCGAACACGCCGAGGCGGTGATCGGCGAGGGCACGGGGATGGTCCGCCTGCTCGATGGCGAGTTCCGGGAACTCGCGAACGCGCCCACCGAGGACGCCTTCGAGACGGTTCGGGACGCCGGGAAACCGCCACACGCGATGGTCCTCGACGGCGATTTGAGCCAGCGCGTCCTCGACGTCGCGGCCCAGCGGGGCGTCTCGCAGGCGATCGCGCGCGAACGCGGCCAGTACACGAAACGACCCACCAGCGTTCGGATCCGCACCTTCGAAGAACTGGTCGGCCCTGCGTAG